Proteins co-encoded in one Armatimonadota bacterium genomic window:
- a CDS encoding (4Fe-4S)-binding protein — MSTVTEARKRFRETGRVRPRFWRMQNVRRMVQIVFLALFLLLLAFTVYPVRSPIPVDFFFRADPLAVLSTFIASREVIGALIPLAGFMLILTVVLGRFFCGWFCPMGTVIDLSDRFLVRWKRRAAGARGFPQVKYYLLAMVLVSALFSVQIAYFFDPFAILTRTVVWVLFAPIALLGRMLTGSPMVADWAPALTHIPFVPESQPHYRMNLLAALLFGGILALGLVSRRFWCRNLCPLGALLALLSGWGIVRRQTQSDRCIECHRCDRECKMGSILPDSHRYLARECIYCYNCVSVCAPGATSFPITLRREGFETGTDIHRRRLLGFAALGMLWAGISAGDTSAKRVGNSPIKASSPFRIRPPGSLPEDQFLQKCVRCSLCMKVCPTNGLQPALTEAGIEGFWTPVLVPRIGHCAQHCTACGDVCPTDAIQPFTAEEKKYLFIGRAYIDRSTCIVWAQDKKCLVCDEHCSYRALYWKVVDGLRRPFVNEYLCTGCGECEAKCPVQPIAAIRVNTMGDLRHLTREAQKRFYERHLEKKE; from the coding sequence ATGAGCACGGTCACGGAGGCACGCAAGCGGTTTCGGGAAACGGGGCGGGTGCGTCCGCGCTTCTGGCGGATGCAGAACGTTCGGCGTATGGTGCAGATAGTGTTCCTCGCCCTGTTCCTCCTCCTGCTGGCGTTCACCGTGTATCCAGTGCGTTCCCCCATACCGGTAGACTTCTTCTTCCGTGCCGACCCGCTGGCTGTGCTCAGCACCTTCATTGCCTCGCGGGAGGTCATTGGCGCGCTCATCCCTCTGGCGGGGTTCATGCTGATACTCACAGTGGTACTGGGCAGGTTCTTCTGCGGCTGGTTTTGCCCGATGGGCACCGTCATAGACCTGTCCGACCGCTTTCTGGTGCGGTGGAAACGGCGCGCGGCAGGGGCGAGAGGCTTCCCACAAGTCAAATACTACCTCCTCGCGATGGTGCTGGTCTCTGCTCTGTTCTCGGTGCAGATTGCCTACTTCTTCGACCCTTTCGCCATCCTCACGCGCACGGTCGTATGGGTGCTGTTTGCTCCCATAGCCTTGCTGGGGCGCATGTTGACTGGCTCGCCGATGGTGGCGGATTGGGCACCTGCGCTTACCCATATACCGTTCGTTCCTGAAAGCCAGCCTCACTACCGAATGAACCTGCTGGCGGCGTTGCTGTTTGGGGGCATCCTCGCGCTGGGACTGGTCAGCCGACGATTCTGGTGCCGGAACTTGTGCCCGCTGGGCGCGTTGCTGGCGCTGCTGTCGGGCTGGGGTATCGTGCGGCGGCAAACCCAGTCGGACAGGTGCATCGAGTGCCACCGCTGCGACCGCGAGTGCAAGATGGGTTCCATCCTGCCCGATTCCCATCGCTACCTGGCGCGGGAGTGTATCTACTGCTACAACTGTGTGTCGGTGTGTGCACCGGGCGCAACCTCGTTCCCTATCACCCTGCGACGCGAGGGCTTCGAGACGGGCACGGATATCCACCGGCGGCGGTTGCTGGGGTTTGCCGCGCTGGGGATGTTGTGGGCGGGCATTTCGGCAGGCGACACCAGCGCAAAGCGAGTGGGCAACTCGCCCATCAAAGCGTCCAGCCCCTTCCGCATCCGACCGCCCGGAAGCCTGCCTGAAGATCAGTTTCTACAGAAATGTGTGCGGTGCAGCCTGTGCATGAAAGTGTGTCCGACCAACGGGCTGCAACCGGCACTCACCGAGGCGGGTATCGAGGGCTTCTGGACACCCGTGCTGGTTCCCCGAATCGGACACTGTGCCCAGCATTGCACCGCCTGCGGTGACGTGTGTCCTACGGACGCCATTCAACCCTTCACGGCAGAAGAGAAGAAGTACCTTTTTATCGGCAGGGCGTATATAGACAGGAGCACCTGTATCGTCTGGGCGCAGGATAAGAAGTGTCTCGTGTGCGACGAGCACTGTTCCTATCGCGCACTGTACTGGAAGGTCGTGGATGGGCTGCGCCGCCCGTTTGTCAATGAGTACCTGTGCACCGGTTGCGGTGAATGCGAAGCCAAGTGTCCGGTGCAGCCGATAGCGGCGATTCGCGTGAACACCATGGGTGACCTGCGCCACCTCACTCGCGAGGCGCAGAAGCGATTCTACGAACGACATCTGGAAAAGAAGGAGTGA
- a CDS encoding 2-oxoglutarate synthase, with amino-acid sequence MAETQTLSVHTQPIQRQPKDYKSDLEPIWCPGCGDYGVLNALFKAMSQLNLDPDKTVLVSGIGCSSRLPGFVVTYGFHGVHGRVLPVATGIKLANPELTVIGVGGDGDGYSIGMGHFPHAARRNIDITYLVMNNQIYGLTKGQTSPTSSTGFQTKTTPFGNLEGAINPLQLAIISGATFVARGYSSMPNQLAKIIVEAIRHPGFALVDVFSPCVTFNKVQTYDYYKGKVYEIPETHDPTDKFAALRLAEEEEPFPIGILYRVEQPTLDEQVAMVKQQAYTENASVEQLFRRYQ; translated from the coding sequence ATGGCAGAGACCCAGACTTTAAGCGTGCACACTCAGCCCATCCAGCGCCAGCCGAAGGACTACAAAAGCGATCTGGAGCCGATCTGGTGTCCGGGCTGCGGCGACTACGGCGTGCTCAACGCGCTGTTCAAAGCGATGAGCCAGCTGAACCTGGACCCCGACAAAACGGTGCTGGTATCCGGCATCGGGTGCTCCAGCCGATTACCAGGCTTCGTGGTGACTTATGGTTTCCACGGCGTGCATGGGCGCGTCTTGCCGGTAGCCACCGGCATCAAGCTGGCTAATCCCGAGCTCACAGTCATCGGTGTCGGAGGGGACGGTGACGGCTACTCTATCGGGATGGGACACTTCCCTCATGCCGCGCGACGCAATATCGACATCACCTACCTCGTCATGAACAACCAGATTTACGGACTAACCAAGGGGCAGACCTCCCCCACCAGCTCTACCGGGTTCCAAACGAAGACTACCCCCTTTGGTAACCTGGAAGGAGCGATCAACCCCTTGCAGCTCGCCATCATATCGGGGGCGACCTTCGTGGCACGAGGGTATTCCAGTATGCCCAACCAGCTGGCAAAAATCATCGTGGAAGCCATCCGGCATCCCGGCTTCGCGCTGGTGGATGTGTTCAGCCCCTGCGTCACCTTCAACAAGGTGCAAACCTACGATTACTACAAGGGCAAGGTGTACGAGATACCCGAAACGCACGATCCCACGGACAAGTTCGCGGCTCTACGCCTGGCAGAGGAAGAGGAGCCCTTCCCGATTGGCATCCTGTATCGGGTGGAGCAACCTACTCTGGACGAGCAGGTGGCGATGGTGAAGCAGCAAGCATATACGGAGAACGCCAGCGTGGAGCAGCTGTTCCGGCGATACCAGTAG
- a CDS encoding pyruvate ferredoxin oxidoreductase, translating into MEGSRTDFVVRLAGESGEGVLSLGEMLTTALARLGYEVYTFRTYPAEIKGGTVLYQVRVADHLLLSYGSCVDIFVALNEEGYRENIASLRPGGTLIYDSDNVPTHDLPNHRVIPVPIGTIAKKEIGSMLTKNMVALGVILRYIGAPVEAGEQIAEQTFKRKGEEVVQKNFQALHAGYHYISQHVEPLDPLLGKVEKVNPDRLVINGNEALALGAIHGGLTFYAGYPITPATDIMEALAPVLPRFGGVVIQAEDEIAALGLVLGAAYAGQRAMTATSGPGLSLMVEQINLAAQAEIPAVIVDVQRGGASTGLPTKTSQGDLNLALYGVHNESPRVVMAPTSVEDCFYLIQHALNIAERYQLPVIVLSDQSLAHRRCTIPKPNLSLVPRWERIVPEPSTNGEYARYAITETGISPMAIPGMPGLAYTATGIEHNELSDPTYTPENLQAMKSKRFRKLQHLSEQYAEQFVRIWGEPEGADVGIIGWGSTEGVIREAIQLAEKEGVRAAALYPKMLMPLPVRVIEEFASKVKRVLVPEKNFTGEFAAYLRSQTNVRPVSYAKDTGLPFDPEEIREEIIRVARM; encoded by the coding sequence ATGGAAGGCTCGCGAACGGACTTTGTGGTGCGCCTGGCGGGAGAGTCCGGAGAGGGAGTACTGAGCCTGGGGGAGATGCTGACAACGGCGTTAGCGCGATTGGGCTACGAAGTATACACCTTTCGTACCTATCCCGCAGAGATTAAAGGGGGCACCGTTCTCTACCAGGTACGTGTTGCAGACCATCTGCTTCTTTCCTACGGTAGTTGTGTGGACATTTTCGTTGCGCTCAACGAGGAGGGTTATCGCGAAAACATCGCCTCTTTGCGTCCGGGGGGCACGCTCATTTATGACAGCGATAATGTGCCTACCCACGACCTCCCCAACCACCGCGTGATCCCCGTCCCTATCGGCACCATCGCCAAAAAAGAGATTGGCTCGATGCTGACCAAAAACATGGTCGCTCTGGGGGTCATTTTGCGCTATATTGGCGCGCCGGTAGAAGCAGGTGAACAGATCGCCGAGCAGACCTTCAAGCGCAAGGGCGAGGAGGTGGTGCAGAAGAACTTTCAGGCATTGCACGCCGGCTACCACTACATCTCGCAACATGTGGAGCCTCTGGACCCCTTACTGGGCAAGGTGGAGAAGGTAAATCCCGACCGCCTCGTCATCAACGGCAACGAAGCGTTGGCTTTGGGGGCGATACACGGGGGGCTGACATTCTACGCAGGCTATCCGATTACCCCAGCCACCGACATCATGGAGGCGCTTGCTCCGGTGTTGCCGCGCTTTGGAGGGGTGGTGATACAGGCAGAGGATGAAATCGCTGCGCTGGGTTTGGTGCTGGGAGCGGCATACGCAGGTCAAAGGGCGATGACCGCTACCTCTGGACCCGGACTCTCGCTGATGGTGGAACAGATCAATCTGGCAGCACAGGCGGAGATCCCTGCAGTGATTGTGGACGTGCAACGAGGCGGTGCCAGCACCGGATTGCCCACAAAGACCTCTCAAGGTGACCTGAACCTCGCCCTGTACGGGGTGCATAACGAGTCGCCCCGGGTGGTGATGGCACCCACTAGCGTGGAAGACTGCTTCTACCTGATCCAGCACGCGCTGAACATCGCCGAAAGGTATCAACTGCCGGTGATCGTGCTGTCTGACCAGTCGCTGGCACACCGCCGCTGTACCATTCCCAAACCCAACCTGTCGCTAGTGCCTCGCTGGGAGCGCATTGTCCCGGAACCCAGTACCAACGGCGAATATGCCCGCTATGCCATCACTGAAACCGGTATCTCTCCGATGGCGATACCGGGCATGCCCGGCCTTGCCTACACCGCTACCGGCATCGAACATAACGAGTTGAGCGACCCCACCTACACGCCCGAAAACCTGCAGGCGATGAAGTCCAAGCGGTTCCGCAAGCTGCAACACCTGAGCGAGCAATACGCCGAGCAGTTTGTGCGTATCTGGGGAGAACCAGAAGGGGCGGACGTAGGCATCATCGGCTGGGGTTCTACAGAAGGAGTTATCCGTGAGGCGATCCAGCTGGCGGAGAAAGAGGGCGTGAGAGCAGCCGCGCTTTATCCCAAAATGCTGATGCCACTGCCGGTGAGGGTGATCGAAGAGTTCGCCAGTAAGGTGAAAAGGGTGCTGGTGCCCGAGAAAAACTTCACCGGTGAGTTCGCTGCGTACCTGCGCTCGCAGACGAATGTCCGCCCTGTCTCTTACGCTAAGGACACAGGGTTACCGTTTGACCCGGAAGAGATCCGAGAAGAAATCATCCGGGTTGCCCGGATGTGA
- a CDS encoding potassium transporter Kef produces MNVWWTAFVWIALALAASLVSVRLALSVALAEILFGVLGGNVLHIRPNEWINFLAGLGGVLLTFLAGAETDRRVLRSEWRGAVALGMFSFLAALVAEVAVVRWAMGWTWSASLLTGVALAPTSIAIVYTVLMDTGMNRAPLGRRMLVACFLSNLAAMVLLGLVFTKPSMWLAVYLIAIVLAAWMAPPVSSFFFQRFGTHVTHPQAKYLLLLLLLFNSLSALADTQALLAAYLLGWTLSAVFSKHREPLHQIRALSFTFFTPFYFLRAGTYVQASIFWSGLTVILLLLGLRILSKAVTSYLVCRRLRMSRRESIYTSLVMSTGLTFDIIAAVFGLSHGYLSSSQYTLLIAVTIGSALVPTLIAQTFFKPLVEDGELPRPDMQRQASLAYGEER; encoded by the coding sequence ATGAACGTCTGGTGGACGGCGTTTGTCTGGATAGCCCTGGCACTTGCCGCGTCGCTGGTTTCCGTACGGCTGGCGCTGAGTGTGGCTCTGGCGGAAATCCTGTTCGGCGTGCTGGGAGGTAACGTGTTGCACATCCGTCCCAACGAGTGGATTAACTTTCTGGCAGGGCTGGGCGGCGTACTGCTGACCTTTTTGGCAGGCGCGGAAACCGATCGGCGCGTGCTGCGCAGTGAGTGGAGAGGAGCAGTCGCGCTGGGTATGTTCTCTTTCCTTGCCGCGCTGGTCGCTGAAGTAGCGGTGGTTCGGTGGGCGATGGGGTGGACATGGAGCGCTTCGCTCCTCACGGGAGTCGCACTGGCTCCTACCTCTATTGCCATCGTATACACTGTGCTGATGGATACCGGCATGAACCGTGCACCTCTGGGTAGACGGATGTTGGTCGCCTGCTTCCTGTCCAATCTGGCTGCGATGGTGTTGTTGGGCTTGGTTTTTACCAAACCGAGCATGTGGCTAGCTGTGTACCTGATTGCTATTGTGCTGGCTGCCTGGATGGCGCCTCCCGTGAGCTCCTTCTTCTTTCAGAGGTTCGGCACACATGTGACCCACCCGCAAGCGAAGTACCTGTTGTTGCTACTTCTGCTGTTCAACAGCCTGAGTGCACTTGCTGATACGCAGGCGCTGCTAGCAGCTTACCTGCTGGGATGGACACTGTCTGCAGTGTTCTCGAAGCACCGTGAGCCGCTCCACCAGATACGCGCTCTGTCCTTTACTTTCTTCACGCCCTTTTACTTCCTGCGTGCAGGCACCTATGTACAGGCTTCCATTTTCTGGAGTGGTCTGACGGTCATCCTTTTGCTACTGGGGCTTCGTATCCTGAGCAAAGCGGTAACATCCTACCTCGTTTGCCGACGGCTAAGAATGTCGCGCAGGGAATCGATATACACCTCACTGGTGATGAGCACCGGTTTGACTTTCGACATTATTGCTGCTGTTTTTGGTCTATCGCATGGCTATTTGTCCTCTTCCCAGTATACTCTGCTCATCGCGGTGACTATTGGCAGCGCGCTGGTTCCTACCCTCATCGCGCAGACCTTCTTCAAGCCGTTGGTGGAGGATGGAGAGCTGCCGCGTCCAGATATGCAGAGGCAAGCGAGCCTGGCTTACGGTGAGGAGAGATAA
- the ytcD gene encoding universal stress protein translates to MYTRILVGFDGSEGAERALNAGLALAKALEAELHVIMVEEDLPKYASTIGEYEEVKQQRDAYFAQLERQVHLAAQLADVPVQTHIVTGHEVWSIVDFVKHHQVDLVVIGHQGHSTLHERVFGSTASSIVAHVPCHVLVVK, encoded by the coding sequence ATGTATACGCGCATTCTGGTCGGATTCGACGGTTCAGAGGGCGCGGAGCGTGCTCTCAACGCAGGGCTTGCTCTCGCAAAGGCACTCGAAGCCGAACTACACGTGATTATGGTGGAGGAAGACCTGCCGAAATACGCCTCCACCATCGGCGAATACGAGGAGGTCAAACAACAGCGCGATGCCTACTTCGCCCAGCTGGAAAGACAGGTGCACCTCGCTGCGCAGCTGGCGGATGTGCCCGTGCAAACACATATCGTGACCGGACACGAGGTGTGGTCTATTGTGGACTTCGTGAAGCATCATCAGGTAGACCTGGTGGTTATCGGACACCAGGGACATTCCACGCTACACGAAAGGGTGTTCGGCAGCACTGCTTCGTCCATCGTGGCGCACGTGCCCTGTCATGTGCTGGTGGTTAAATAG
- a CDS encoding MFS transporter — MKTLSRSVLFVVLLGLVSLCADMTYEGARSITGPFLGTLGATGAVVGFVSGLGELVGYVLRLASGYLSDRTRRYWLLTFVGYTVNLLAVPLLALTGHWLLASTLIVVERLGKAIRTPARDAMLSHATRQMGHGWGFGLHEAMDQIGAVLGPLIVFATLSVRNDYRLGFAVLLAPALLALIALGIARWQFPRPQDLEAKAVTLQTRGFTPTYWLYLGAVGLVAAGYADFPLMAYHFGKTGLVSSSHIALFYALAMGVDAIGALVLGRLFDRIGFATLILATVISAGFAPLAFLGGFSGAVAGAVLWGIGMSAQESVMRAAVARLVPSERRGTGYGVFHTGYGLAWFAGSALIGWLYDRSVMGLVAFSVLAQVAALAVFIVLARAHNRHLA; from the coding sequence GTGAAAACACTCTCGCGCTCGGTGCTCTTTGTCGTGTTGCTGGGGCTGGTGAGCCTTTGTGCAGATATGACTTACGAAGGCGCACGCAGTATCACCGGTCCCTTCTTGGGCACGCTGGGTGCCACCGGAGCGGTGGTGGGTTTCGTCTCCGGGCTGGGGGAGCTGGTCGGCTATGTGCTGCGTCTTGCCTCCGGCTACCTCAGTGATCGCACGCGCCGCTACTGGCTACTGACCTTCGTCGGCTATACGGTGAACCTGCTGGCGGTTCCTCTGCTTGCGCTGACGGGGCACTGGCTGCTGGCGTCCACGCTCATCGTGGTGGAACGCCTCGGCAAAGCCATCCGCACCCCCGCCCGCGACGCGATGCTCTCGCACGCCACCAGGCAGATGGGGCACGGATGGGGCTTCGGTCTGCACGAGGCGATGGACCAGATAGGCGCGGTGCTGGGACCTCTCATCGTTTTCGCCACCCTCTCGGTGCGCAATGACTACCGACTGGGTTTCGCTGTGCTGCTGGCACCTGCGTTGCTGGCGCTGATCGCTCTGGGCATCGCGCGATGGCAGTTCCCACGACCGCAGGATTTGGAAGCGAAAGCGGTCACTCTGCAAACGCGAGGTTTTACCCCAACCTACTGGCTGTATCTGGGCGCGGTTGGGCTGGTAGCGGCTGGCTACGCCGACTTCCCGCTGATGGCGTACCACTTTGGCAAAACGGGGCTGGTCTCTTCCAGCCACATTGCCCTGTTCTACGCGCTGGCAATGGGGGTGGACGCTATCGGTGCGCTGGTGCTGGGGCGACTGTTTGACCGAATCGGCTTTGCCACGCTCATCCTAGCAACGGTGATTTCCGCCGGCTTTGCTCCACTGGCTTTCCTGGGGGGTTTTTCAGGAGCGGTTGCCGGAGCGGTTCTCTGGGGCATCGGCATGAGCGCACAGGAATCGGTGATGCGTGCGGCGGTAGCACGCCTAGTCCCCTCCGAACGTCGCGGCACGGGCTACGGCGTATTCCATACTGGCTACGGGTTGGCATGGTTTGCAGGCAGTGCGCTGATAGGGTGGCTGTACGACCGCTCGGTGATGGGTCTGGTAGCGTTTTCAGTGCTAGCGCAGGTGGCGGCGCTGGCGGTGTTCATCGTGCTGGCACGCGCACACAATCGGCATCTGGCGTGA